One Eremothecium cymbalariae DBVPG#7215 chromosome 2, complete sequence DNA window includes the following coding sequences:
- the TOS6 gene encoding Tos6p (no homolog in Ashbya gossypii), giving the protein MKFSTIALSTLVAVATANKSVLDDKKSAVKSLLDKLHPDKTKDGKTEEPATPTDVSVTTIDAVSTVEPTKPTPEVPTKEVPTKEEPTKPEPTKPEPTKPEPTKEVPTKEVPTKPEPTKPEPTKAEPTKAEPTPESKVTTVEAASTPGCTEGKCQPAPTTEGCTEGKCQPAPTTEGCTEGKCQPAPTTEGCTKAACQATTTHVSVAKCTPTAPGVPAPCDVKSEEPAAPSPSTQGCTGGPGSPCGSTTAEPAPATFSTYDGAAAAGAIVNVGAVVGAVALALL; this is encoded by the coding sequence ATGAAATTTTCTACCATCGCTTTATCTACTTTAGTTGCTGTCGCTACTGCTAACAAGAGTGTCTTGGATGACAAGAAGAGCGCTGTCAAGAGTTTACTGGACAAGCTGCACCCCGACAAGACCAAGGATGGGAAGACCGAGGAGCCAGCTACGCCTACTGACGTAAGTGTCACAACTATTGACGCTGTCTCTACCGTGGAGCCAACGAAGCCAACTCCAGAGGTCCCAACCAAGGAGGTCCCAACCAAGGAGGAGCCAACCAAGCCTGAGCCAACCAAGCCTGAGCCAACCAAGCCTGAGCCAACCAAGGAGGTCCCAACCAAGGAGGTGCCAACCAAGCCTGAGCCAACCAAGCCTGAGCCAACGAAGGCTGAACCAACCAAGGCTGAGCCAACCCCAGAGTCCAAGGTCACCACTGTGGAAGCCGCTTCCACCCCCGGCTGCACCGAAGGTAAGTGCCAGCCAGCCCCAACCACAGAAGGCTGCACCGAAGGTAAGTGCCAGCCAGCCCCAACCACAGAAGGCTGCACCGAAGGTAAGTGCCAGCCAGCCCCAACCACAGAAGGCTGTACTAAGGCCGCCTGCCAGGCAACCACCACCCACGTTTCTGTCGCCAAGTGCACACCAACTGCTCCAGGCGTACCAGCTCCATGCGATGTCAAGTCTGAAGAACCAGCAGCACCCTCACCTTCCACCCAAGGTTGCACCGGCGGTCCAGGTTCCCCTTGCGGTTCCACCACCGCCGAACCAGCCCCTGCTACGTTCTCTACTTACGatggtgctgctgctgccggCGCTATCGTCAACGTCGGTGCTGTCGTCGGTGCCGTCGCTTTGGCCCTACTCTGA
- the MSN1 gene encoding Msn1p (similar to Ashbya gossypii ADL152W): MDMSSNIELEGLERRVLDLERQISMYERLFQTFSAKLDHHFKKYDLVLNAQQQQINVLTDVVSTMLNDQYRYAGVLRDKLAGSLDGIITTSGSIGTIQPNGSMLHTQQHTQQQHTQHQHQQERQEPQAQTGQPSRCQGESQSGGQSQQQQHTGGQQVGQEARQIPEHRRKLSKNSHGHPSSQDEDERDLTNVDAILGEFIPPQVSPDDEEMQGGSVPTAGTASSSAGAKRNGMKKHSKGPIEHKFIISNGRKSSSRGGGDAGVAGSHHVVSKRRRGDFVPHKEYEFRDDEFSTLGTDSHHGLESGAATSLTDSYSQQVDDDHPHRHQQQPQRPQPQSQSQQQQQPQQPQQQHEHQRPDSVSIPPGEESPALSSAPSSSSHLDTNVKEEQYYTHRGLKKKRKIYVGKFEFLNSPQTVMDIWKEYTEGYNGQPSLRDMELMYQTSWRRDAAVNKRFHRRKVLCKAIERGLERGYDLNDVVRVLEESRIIDSARNLKQPIGWLCQGVNIPDMFK; this comes from the coding sequence ATGGATATGTCATCGAACATAGAGCTGGAGGGATTGGAGCGGCGGGTTTTGGATTTAGAGAGGCAGATTTCTATGTACGAACGATTATTTCAAACATTTAGTGCCAAGTTAGACCAccatttcaaaaaatatgacCTTGTGCTTAAtgctcagcagcagcagataAATGTTCTCACGGATGTTGTCAGTACGATGTTGAACGACCAGTATAGATATGCAGGCGTACTACGAGATAAGCTTGCGGGATCTTTGGATGGGATAATAACGACATCTGGTTCCATTGGCACCATCCAGCCGAATGGGAGTATGCTTCATACGCAGCAGCATacgcagcagcagcatacgcagcatcagcatcagcaaGAACGTCAAGAGCCGCAGGCGCAGACGGGGCAACCGTCGCGGTGCCAAGGAGAGTCGCAGTCTGGAGGGCAGTcgcaacagcagcaacataCGGGGGGGCAACAGGTGGGACAGGAAGCGCGGCAGATACCAGAGCATCGGAGAAAGCTATCCAAGAACAGCCACGGCCATCCGTCGAGTcaggatgaggatgaaagGGATCTGACGAACGTGGATGCGATCTTGGGGGAGTTTATTCCTCCCCAGGTGTCTcctgatgatgaagagatGCAGGGGGGTTCTGTGCCGACCGCTGGTACAGCTTCGAGTTCAGCAGGTGCCAAACGCAATGGCATGAAGAAGCATTCCAAAGGACCCATTGAACACAAGTTTATTATATCCAACGGGCGTAAGAGCAGTAGCAGGGGAGGGGGCGACGCAGGCGTCGCCGGTAGCCATCACGTGGTTTCCAAGCGTCGCAGAGGCGACTTTGTTCCCCACAAGGAGTACGAATTTCGAGATGATGAGTTCTCCACTCTCGGTACAGATTCTCACCACGGCCTGGAATCTGGTGCTGCCACCTCTCTTACGGACTCCTACTCTCAGCAAGTTGACGATGACCACCCTCACCGacaccagcagcaacctCAGCGACCCCAACCCCAATCTCAATctcagcagcaacagcaaccacaacaaccgcagcagcagcatgAACATCAAAGGCCTGATTCGGTCTCCATTCCACCCGGCGAGGAGTCTCCAGCTCTCTCCTCCgctccttcttcttcctcccACCTGGACACAAACGTCAAAGAGGAACAATACTACACCCATAGAGGTCTCAAGAAGAAACGCAAGATCTATGTCGGCAAATTTGAATTCCTTAACTCCCCCCAAACTGTCATGGATATCTGGAAGGAATATACAGAAGGTTACAACGGCCAGCCGTCTCTACGAGACATGGAACTCATGTACCAAACAAGCTGGCGCCGCGATGCTGCCGTTAACAAGCGCTTCCATCGTCGGAAGGTCCTATGTAAGGCAATAGAGCGTGGTCTGGAGCGTGGTTACGACCTCAATGATGTCGTTCGTGTTTTAGAAGAAAGCAGGATCATTGATTCTGCCAGGAATCTCAAACAACCTATTGGATGGTTATGCCAGGGCGTGAACATTCCGGACATGTTTAAGTAA
- the PEX21 gene encoding Pex21p (similar to Ashbya gossypii ADL151W): MSVCQGSAMQKLIAKADNQKTVIGRVGAVPGIVQGGRDAPQVVSNAEERFLQRKEVGGGSMNPFTAISQPHGILMDVDRQNVRGTTSISSGGGKSMEWIQQFHGMKLNDSTEFQRDYKQMYADYEQQQHKQREFAVNSSESMFLPAQGVGMSFVQQQLQLRQEQHQQHRQQEFEQLETFLEKEFESLESELQQQQSVDTVDPEQLDDAQREFQETAKSVYSTLSSEEHQKRFQGSKFLGLMRKISDGDVTLRKQVNSTYTGLYAPVSGITVGNEYWPVEDETAASASASADQRHPLAVQLEDILDGIEDLSGLSSTEAAIRVLH; this comes from the coding sequence ATGTCGGTGTGTCAGGGCAGTGCTATGCAGAAGCTTATTGCAAAGGCGGATAATCAGAAGACGGTGATTGGACGGGTTGGTGCTGTTCCCGGAATAGTGCAGGGGGGGCGAGATGCTCCACAGGTGGTTAGTAATGCTGAGGAAAGGTTTTTGCAAAGGAAAGAGGTGGGTGGTGGTAGTATGAACCCATTTACGGCTATTTCGCAACCACATGGTATACTGATGGATGTGGACAGGCAGAACGTACGAGGAACGACCAGTATATCGTCAGGGGGAGGGAAATCTATGGAGTGGATACAGCAATTCCATGGGATGAAGTTGAACGATTCTACGGAGTTTCAGAGGGATTACAAGCAGATGTATGCAGATTatgagcagcagcaacacAAGCAGCGTGAGTTTGCAGTGAACTCTTCAGAATCAATGTTTTTGCCGGCGCAAGGTGTTGGTATGTCTTTtgtgcagcagcaactgCAGTTACGACAAGagcagcaccagcagcaccGGCAGCAGGAGTTTGAACAACTAGAAACATTCttggaaaaagaatttgagTCCTTAGAATCAGaactgcagcagcaacagtcAGTTGACACCGTGGATCCCGAACAGCTTGATGATGCCCAGCGAGAGTTTCAAGAGACGGCAAAATCTGTGTACTCGACTCTCTCTTCTGAAGAGCATCAAAAACGGTTTCAAGGTTCCAAGTTTCTCGGTCTGATGCGCAAGATCAGTGATGGTGATGTCACGTTGCGCAAGCAAGTTAATAGCACCTACACGGGGTTGTATGCACCAGTTAGTGGCATCACTGTAGGGAATGAGTATTGGCCGGTGGAGGATGAGACGGCAGCGTCTGCAAGTGCTTCTGCGGACCAGAGGCACCCATTGGCGGTACAGCTGGAGGATATTTTAGACGGTATTGAAGATCTGTCAGGTTTATCTTCCACAGAGGCAGCGATAAGAGTCCTGCACTAG
- the TDA11 gene encoding Tda11p (similar to Ashbya gossypii ADL150C): MGRDRMKRYSWSDDRSTTGPQRQKNSAGDDDSKNWDDGAKRERKQREPQGGVSVEVVEACEGVLEVVEGDEGTEGMGVLEQGQMSPRRSGDKEYPLMKDGDMAGMVPGSGRMRRSNTSIKRRSLIQSIISPPADVSGTVGGGSGGGGGNGTVGSGGASGSTTGNNGCGGGRNSYHHQRGMSTYSPHPHSRTSSIASITSEDEMLNDVSMLLQTLATKELELLERRKTIEDLKRHLTLEENALVTQSRELQELKLRVSRVLDPTPQYNGVSPIQFDSRLSAEREGLMSGRPQMHSNSNIKRASSLKSVSSSTKPESVWAKSLSFLNDFDQILQDGLEKRLGFDELTTTPTSVETAASLSEERKQGIWGLVQDFKAGLLGLGAERSSLSSSDNGGASQVQKQRKENVDIELIGATKWRRPPPAHTRHVDSLKFVREEREDTDTELVNELMMDRGVVVSKPYFIDRTEHHGYAVRKRGS, translated from the coding sequence ATGGGCAGGGATAGGATGAAGCGGTATTCTTGGAGTGACGATAGGAGCACAACTGGACCGCAAAGGCAGAAGAATAGTGCAGGCGATGATGACAGCAAAAATTGGGACGACGGTGCAAAAAGAGAGAGGAAGCAGAGAGAGCCGCAGGGGGGGGTGTCGGTAGAGGTTGTAGAAGCCTGTGAGGGGGTTTTGGAGGTTGTGGAAGGCGATGAAGGTACAGAAGGTATGGGAGTACTGGAGCAGGGGCAGATGAGTCCTAGGAGGTCTGGTGACAAAGAGTATCCTTTAATGAAGGACGGTGATATGGCCGGGATGGTGCCTGGGAGCGGGAGGATGCGCAGAAGCAATACTTCTATTAAACGGCGTTCTTTAATCCAGTCTATTATATCACCTCCTGCAGACGTTTCAGGAACCGTTGGAGGAGGaagtggtggtggtgggggCAATGGGACGGTGGGTAGTGGTGGGGCCAGCGGAAGCACAACAGGGAACAATGGTTGCGGCGGCGGTCGTAATAgctatcatcatcagcgAGGGATGTCTACGTATTCACCGCATCCGCATTCCAGAACTAGTAGCATAGCATCGATAACGTCGGAGGATGAGATGTTAAACGATGTGTCGATGTTACTCCAAACGTTGGCAACCAAGGAGTTAGAACTTTTGGAGCGGCGCAAAACGATAGAGGATTTAAAGCGGCATTTAACATTGGAGGAAAATGCTTTAGTCACCCAATCTCGCGAACTTCAGGAACTGAAGCTTAGGGTATCTAGAGTGTTGGATCCTACCCCACAGTACAATGGGGTCTCTCCTATCCAGTTTGATTCGCGTCTCTCAGCAGAACGTGAAGGATTAATGAGCGGTAGACCACAGATGCACAGTAACAGCAACATTAAGAGGGCATCGTCGCTTAAAAGTGTTTCCTCTTCTACCAAACCAGAATCTGTGTGGGCTAAGTCCCTCTCTTTCTTGAACGACTTTGACCAGATACTACAGGATGGTCTTGAAAAGAGGCTTGGATTTGACGAATTAACGACGACGCCTACGTCAGTTGAGACTGCTGCCAGTCTTTCAGAGGAACGAAAGCAAGGAATCTGGGGACTTGTTCAGGATTTCAAGGCTGGTTTACTTGGTTTGGGCGCCGAACgttcatcattatcatcttcagaCAATGGGGGAGCATCCCAAGTTCAAAAGCAACGTAAAGAAAATGTTGACATAGAGCTGATAGGAGCTACCAAATGGCGCCGTCCTCCCCCAGCGCATACGAGACACGTTGATTCTCTGAAGTTTGTGCGAGAAGAACGCGAGGATACAGATACGGAACTTGTCAATGAACTGATGATGGATCGTGGAGTTGTAGTCTCCAAGCCATACTTTATCGATAGGACCGAGCACCATGGCTACGCAGTTCGAAAGAGAGGTTCCTGA
- a CDS encoding uncharacterized protein (similar to Ashbya gossypii ADL149W): MAPFKFGKKNAKEKIMASQVSNQKMVSTNVGKDSGERQKIATNLSNKFNGGKNGTVVGNGNGVGIVRNGQAAVGGRYVIPNAQEGPTQEYQGSNVHYKETQRQPQQQLPQQQQQQQPAVGVISSAVNNANYQPVQQGQMQKQPFVAIAGNEEKDETPWNRVKLLQSPFPRYRHVASSYASDSNEVFVIGGLHDQSVYGDTWIIKSHENGNKFTSKTVEITETTPPPRVGHASTLCGNAFVIFGGDTHKTNAEGLMDDDVYLLNINSHKWTIPRPVGPRPLGRYGHKISIIATSQMKTKLYVFGGQFDDTYFNDLAVYDLSSFRRPDSHWQFLKPVSFVPPPLTNHTMVSYDYKLWVFGGDTPQGLINELFMYDPTTNDWSVVDTTGVKPPPLQEHAALLYKDLMCIVGGKDDQDNYSQEVYFLNLKSFRWFKLPHFRSLVPSPRSGHSVTLLSNKKLLIMGGDKFDYAGPGEGEFSTADQDLGEGTILYTLDLTNLEDYCPNVFDTLVSSPPQRTSSQSTSVSTRTTNNSVTTPMLPSSAFTPSTSPSQSRQNPHMNILSPGRDDPQTAKGIDGQTQFYDQQQAASAKTPQQKQQQKINQYSQVDQQGKQGVQINKHNKIQNSKQSQPVQEQRTQQSKYDRTNNHSISSSGGTQQNPRSPLTAVSENSDDEVNFSSITYSQGHEKTNKRLSFFGEEYDDGELGIGIVGNSPARDDVRKQSVSTNNMSGRNNGTPRKDSNNFTLELPGSFTPSSKDNATRSPKDVRHLYDDGMPGPFTPESPRGQLTGALEEELDFSDGTPIVQPSHNVETSRNVKGALNGNIRSPSQSVERNSDRPDVSRESAKSVSNGKVKEKIGELTGVEKSNMTPKSTTKDSPNSREMQRIVSPKSAQKQAPRTFASPSLSHHQPSGGGPLNFPSRVASSVGAPKLSQKDSSTPHGSQPSQKEQPEVATTPKLAIRRDVSQGSNKASVKDGENHEQNGTAEYASAYVPSKNEEVRRTASASNEFVMQLLEELQELKAQTEKSASEASDRIRTLEIENSKLKASQNSSGSRSISGATADAGTTASRFQTNLELLKADKSVYAERVDELEHILESNILDAERLNKIIESQSQMIDNFGDEERSRLGKYDELEKQFESLKVEHEKLKAQDRQSLNEVHVDIKSHTQRMNEVLSHLKSQQGDDKSMDHGFDGVRGLEKHQLIIDKLSKQVEDVQKENMEITTLHEELLHNYESLQKDYDSISAELLTKQNEINYLEKNYKSSLSSVTNSSKALQLSQHELEKLKQENVKLREQIEDFTLSPSTERGNYNHSKSDDPPMSSFNNAHYDLRIKDLKAELYITSQERDSLKDELLQLKKRLITMED, translated from the coding sequence ATGGCACCTTTCAAGTTTGGCAAGAAGAATGCCAAGGAAAAAATAATGGCTTCCCAGGTTTCCAACCAGAAGATGGTATCTACCAATGTTGGAAAGGACAGTGGTGAACGTCAGAAAATAGCTACGAATTTGAGTAATAAGTTTAATGGAGGGAAAAATGGTACGGTTGTAGGTAATGGTAATGGTGTTGGGATAGTTCGAAATGGCCAGGCGGCTGTCGGAGGTCGGTATGTGATTCCAAACGCGCAGGAGGGGCCTACACAGGAATATCAAGGGAGTAATGTGCACTATAAGGAGACGCAGCGGCAGCCACAACAGCAGCtaccacaacaacaacagcagcagcagccagCGGTTGGTGTAATTTCGTCAGCGGTGAATAACGCGAACTACCAGCCCGTACAACAGGGTCAAATGCAAAAACAGCCTTTTGTTGCGATTGCGGGGAACGAGGAGAAGGACGAAACCCCTTGGAACCGTGTGAAGCTTTTACAGTCGCCATTTCCTAGATACCGGCACGTTGCAAGTTCGTATGCGTCCGACTCGAACGAAGTATTTGTTATTGGCGGGCTACACGACCAGAGTGTTTATGGTGATACTTGGATTATCAAGTCACACGAAAATGGGAATAAGTTCACATCGAAGACTGTGGAAATTACAGAGACAACCCCTCCTCCCAGAGTAGGGCATGCTTCAACTCTATGCGGCAATGCGTTTGTAATTTTCGGTGGTGACACGCACAAAACCAACGCCGAGGGGTTGatggatgatgatgtctACTTGTTGAACATCAATTCGCATAAATGGACAATCCCTAGGCCTGTTGGCCCACGGCCTCTGGGTAGGTATGGTCATAAGATCAGTATTATTGCTACCAGTCAGATGAAAACTAAGCTATATGTGTTTGGTGGTCAATTTGATGACACTTATTTCAATGATTTGGCGGTGTACGACTTGTCTAGTTTCCGTAGACCGGACTCTCATTGGCAGTTCTTAAAGCCTGTTAGCTTTGTTCCTCCGCCGCTAACGAATCATACAATGGTGTCTTATGACTACAAATTATGGGTCTTTGGTGGCGATACTCCACAAGGGTTGATCAATGAGTTGTTTATGTACGACCCAACTACAAACGACTGGTCTGTCGTAGACACAACAGGTGTGAAGCCACCACCTTTGCAGGAGCATGCAGCCCTGCTATATAAAGACTTGATGTGTATTGTGGGAGGGAAGGATGATCAGGACAATTATTCACAGGAAGTCTACTTTTTGAATCTCAAGTCTTTCAGGTGGTTCAAATTGCCTCACTTTCGGAGCCTGGTACCATCCCCTCGTTCTGGTCATTCTGTCACCTTATTGTCAAACAAGAAGCTACTAATTATGGGTGGTGACAAATTTGACTATGCTGGGCCTGGCGAAGGTGAGTTTTCGACAGCGGATCAAGACCTTGGGGAAGGAACTATTCTGTATACGTTGGACTTAACAAACCTCGAAGACTATTGTCCAAATGTGTTTGATACATTGGTAAGCTCTCCACCACAGAGAACTTCTAGCCAATCCACGTCTGTTTCGACAAGGACGACTAACAATTCTGTGACCACACCAATGTTGCCTAGTTCGGCTTTCACACCTTCCACTTCACCTTCACAGTCTCGCCAAAACCCTCATATGAACATTTTGTCTCCAGGCAGGGATGATCCACAGACAGCTAAAGGTATTGATGGACAGACTCAATTTTACGACCAGCAACAAGCTGCCTCGGCCAAAACTCCgcaacagaaacaacagcagAAAATCAACCAATATTCACAAGTCGATCAACAAGGGAAGCAAGGCGTGCAGATAAATAAGCACaacaaaattcaaaattccAAACAGTCTCAGCCAGTTCAGGAACAGCGCACTCAACAATCAAAATATGATCGCACAAATAATCATTCTATCTCGTCCTCAGGAGGCACACAACAGAACCCAAGATCTCCACTTACTGCTGTTTCGGAGAATAGTGACGATGAAGTAAACTTTTCTTCTATTACCTACTCTCAAGGTCACGAAAAGACAAATAAGCGTCTCAGCTTCTTTGGggaagaatatgatgatggcGAACTAGGTATTGGTATCGTGGGTAATTCTCCTGCGAGAGACGACGTTCGTAAACAATCGGTCAGTACCAATAATATGTCCGGTCGTAATAATGGAACACCTCGTAAGGATTCGAACAATTTCACTTTGGAATTACCAGGTAGCTTTACTCCTAGTTCGAAAGATAATGCTACCCGCTCTCCTAAAGACGTGCGACACCTTTATGATGATGGTATGCCAGGACCATTCACACCGGAATCTCCTAGAGGGCAACTTACTGGTGCTCTAGAAGAGGAATTAGACTTTTCTGATGGCACGCCGATTGTTCAGCCTTCTCATAACGTTGAAACTTCTCGTAACGTTAAAGGTGCTTTGAACGGTAATATCAGAAGTCCTTCGCAATCTGTTGAGCGCAATTCCGACAGGCCTGATGTTAGTAGAGAATCCGCTAAAAGCGTCTCTAACGGAAAGGTTAAGGAGAAAATTGGTGAGCTGACTGGCGTTGAAAAATCCAACATGACCCCTAAGTCGACAACCAAAGATTCGCCAAACAGTAGAGAAATGCAAAGGATCGTTTCTCCCAAGTCTGCGCAGAAACAAGCTCCACGAACATTTGCTTCACCAAGTTTGTCCCATCATCAGCCCTCAGGAGGTGGCCCTTTAAACTTTCCTTCGAGAGTTGCATCATCTGTAGGAGCCCCCAAGTTATCACAAAAGGATTCGTCGACACCTCATGGCTCTCAACCCTCCCAAAAAGAGCAGCCTGAAGTAGCTACCACACCCAAGTTGGCAATACGTAGAGATGTATCCCAAGGTTCTAATAAGGCATCCGTAAAAGACGGTGAAAACCACGAGCAAAATGGAACAGCAGAATATGCATCAGCCTATGTACCAAGCAAGAACGAAGAAGTTCGCAGAACTGCCAGTGCTTCCAATGAGTTTGTGATGCAGCTTCTTGAGGAGTTGCAGGAGTTAAAAGCTCAGACAGAAAAGAGTGCTAGTGAAGCAAGCGATCGTATCCGTACCTTAGAAATCGAGAACTCGAAGTTGAAGGCTTCTCAAAATTCTTCCGGTAGTAGAAGTATCTCTGGGGCTACTGCTGATGCTGGTACTACTGCTTCAAGGTTTCAAACTAACTTAGAATTACTGAAGGCCGATAAATCTGTTTATGCAGAACGTGTTGACGAACTGGAACACATTCTGGAGAGCAATATATTGGATGCTGAGCGCCTAAACAAGATAATTGAATCACAATCTCAGATGATCGACAATTTTGGTGATGAAGAACGCAGCCGTTTGGGCAAGTACGATGAATTAGAGAAACAGTTTGAAAGTTTAAAGGTCGAACATGAGAAGCTAAAGGCTCAGGATAGACAATCGTTGAATGAGGTACATGTAGATATTAAATCACACACCCAGAGAATGAATGAGGTATTGTCCCATTTGAAATCTCAACAAGGAGACGATAAATCAATGGACCATGGGTTCGATGGTGTAAGGGGGTTGGAAAAACATCAGTTAATCATCGACAAGCTTTCCAAACAAGTTGAGGATGTTCAGAAGGAAAATATGGAGATCACTACTCTGCACGAGGAGCTACTCCATAACTACGAAAGTCTCCAGAAAGATTACGATTCCATTAGCGCAGAGTTATTAACCAAACAAAACGAGATTAACTATCTTGAGAAGAACTACAAATCTAGTTTAAGTTCCGTTACTAATTCAAGTAAGGCTCTCCAACTCTCCCAACACGAGCTCGAAAAGTTGAAGCAAGAAAACGTCAAACTCAGGGAACAGATCGAAGACTTTACTCTTTCCCCTTCAACAGAGCGCGGTAACTATAACCACTCCAAGTCGGATGACCCACCAATGTCTTCCTTCAATAACGCTCACTACGATCTTAGAATCAAGGATTTAAAGGCTGAACTTTACATCACGAGCCAGGAACGTGATTCCCTCAAGGACGAATTGTTGcaactaaaaaaaagacTCATTACTATGGAAGATtaa
- a CDS encoding uncharacterized protein (similar to KLLA0E15620g - Kluyveromyces lactis): MGSNIVTLRQFVTQYRVPQDVQELFQMNNNGVKRIDEGTFERIKRSAVEKRRIEDELTVIQPQMKRARLEYDWSLGSQGTTISSFRYNGLRSAGSAGLQTSAGSILNSESVSLSKGGSHGSILQSELFIGQDSLVLESSSSGEIINSDLAEAAAHSSPLPEMLYSSG; encoded by the coding sequence ATGGGAAGTAATATTGTAACTCTCAGGCAGTTTGTAACGCAATACCGAGTGCCGCAGGACGTACAGGAGCTATTTCAAATGAACAACAACGGTGTCAAACGTATTGATGAAGGCACATTTGAGAGGATCAAACGGTCAGCAGTTGAAAAGAGGCGAATTGAGGATGAACTAACGGTAATCCAACCTCAGATGAAGCGGGCGAGGTTGGAGTATGACTGGTCTTTGGGAAGCCAAGGTACGACAATATCGTCTTTCCGGTACAATGGGTTAAGGTCAGCTGGATCAGCTGGACTGCAAACTTCAGCTGGAAGCATTCTTAACAGCGAGTCAGTGTCTCTGTCTAAAGGTGGATCGCATGGATCTATTCTTCAAAGCGAGTTATTTATTGGGCAGGATTCGTTGGTTCTTGAGAGTTCTTCTTCAGGTGAGATTATTAATTCAGATTTAGCGGAAGCGGCGGCTCACAGCAGTCCGTTACCTGAGATGTTATATTCTAGTGGCTAA